One genomic region from Microcystis panniformis FACHB-1757 encodes:
- a CDS encoding tRNA (cytidine(34)-2'-O)-methyltransferase gives MTEAILRVVLINPQIPPNTGNIARTCAATRTELHLVGPLGFEISDRYLKRAGLDYWPYVKLMYYLTIDDFCEYQQKSGGRAIGFSVRGSSSYVEYSYQSGDWLLFGSETDGIPADLLNKCDDTVYIPMAEPGVRSLNLSVSVAIGLFEARRQLGFIR, from the coding sequence ATGACTGAAGCGATTTTACGAGTGGTTTTAATCAATCCGCAAATTCCGCCAAATACGGGAAATATTGCCCGTACTTGCGCCGCAACGAGGACAGAATTGCATTTAGTTGGTCCCTTGGGTTTTGAAATTAGCGATCGCTATCTGAAGCGGGCCGGCTTAGATTATTGGCCTTATGTAAAACTTATGTACTACTTGACAATCGATGACTTCTGTGAATATCAACAAAAGAGCGGCGGAAGGGCGATCGGGTTTAGCGTGCGCGGCAGCAGTAGTTATGTGGAATACAGCTATCAAAGCGGAGATTGGCTACTTTTTGGCAGTGAAACCGACGGTATTCCGGCAGATTTATTAAATAAGTGCGATGACACGGTTTATATTCCCATGGCAGAACCGGGGGTGAGAAGTTTAAATCTTTCCGTTAGTGTGGCGATCGGATTATTTGAGGCCAGACGACAATTGGGATTTATTCGTTAG
- a CDS encoding DNA cytosine methyltransferase, with protein sequence MWTFIDLFAGIGGFRIALENLGCQCVFSSEIDPHSQKVYLANYGHLPDNQDIRKLEAKTVPDHDILCGGFPCQAFSIAGRKHGFEDARGTLFFEVARILHEKKPKAFILENVQGLVHHDRGKTLKTILDILEKDLHYFVPSPQILNARYFGVPQNRPRIFIVGFREDLNIYYFSYPQPTHQETCLKDILEEKEVSVKYYLSNQYLETLFKHKDRHQNKGNGFGYEIISPDGIANAIVVGGMGKERNLVIDKRLTNFTPVTRIKGEVNKLFVRRMTPREWARLQGFPDSFQIVVSDVQAYKQFGNSVAIPVVEAVAKEVIKALDLSRDSQENISLKDLQGRQLDLLSI encoded by the coding sequence ATGTGGACTTTTATTGATTTATTTGCCGGTATAGGAGGATTTAGAATCGCTCTAGAGAATCTCGGTTGTCAATGCGTTTTTTCCTCGGAAATCGATCCTCACTCCCAAAAGGTTTACTTAGCTAACTATGGTCATTTACCCGATAATCAAGACATCAGAAAATTAGAGGCAAAAACTGTCCCCGATCATGATATACTGTGCGGCGGGTTTCCCTGTCAAGCGTTTAGTATCGCCGGCAGAAAACACGGTTTTGAAGATGCACGCGGAACCTTATTTTTTGAAGTTGCCCGGATCTTACACGAAAAGAAACCGAAAGCTTTTATCTTAGAAAATGTCCAGGGTTTAGTCCATCATGATCGAGGTAAAACTTTAAAAACTATTTTAGATATATTAGAAAAGGATCTGCATTATTTTGTCCCTAGTCCCCAGATTTTAAATGCCAGATATTTTGGGGTTCCTCAAAACCGTCCCCGAATTTTTATCGTCGGTTTTCGAGAGGATTTAAATATTTACTATTTTTCCTATCCTCAACCAACCCATCAAGAAACTTGTCTCAAAGATATCCTAGAAGAAAAGGAAGTCAGCGTTAAATATTATCTCTCTAATCAGTATTTAGAAACTTTGTTTAAACACAAGGACAGACACCAAAATAAAGGTAATGGGTTCGGTTATGAGATTATTTCTCCCGATGGTATCGCTAATGCTATTGTGGTGGGAGGTATGGGAAAAGAAAGAAATTTAGTTATCGATAAAAGACTGACTAATTTCACTCCCGTTACTCGCATTAAGGGAGAAGTAAATAAATTATTCGTCCGCAGAATGACTCCCAGAGAATGGGCAAGATTACAGGGATTTCCCGATAGTTTTCAGATTGTTGTTAGTGATGTCCAAGCTTATAAACAGTTCGGTAATTCTGTGGCTATTCCCGTGGTAGAAGCGGTGGCAAAAGAGGTGATTAAAGCTTTAGATTTATCCAGAGATTCTCAAGAAAATATCAGCCTTAAAGACCTACAGGGGAGACAATTAGATTTATTGTCAATCTGA
- a CDS encoding IS5 family transposase (programmed frameshift) — protein MYRKTNESSIAPENFELPFEGKLSADNRWIIMAELIPWEEFEEEYAQNFDEEMGAPAKPFRMALGALIIKEKLKTSDRETIEQIKENPYLQYFLGMSAYSNEALFDATMFVNFRKRISKNLINKINKRMVMRERKKKEIEEKSERKEEEKESQIKNKGKLILDASCAPADLSYPQDLGILNQARKKTENILDCLYQSLRIKLKKKPRTYRKRARKDYLKVAKKRRCSQKERREAIKKQLQYIKRNLSQIEKLIGGGSELSSLSKRNYKMLLVVTEVYRQQLWMWENKSSRIDDRIVSITQPHIRPIVRGKAGKPVEFGAKISVSCFESYVFLDHLSWDNFNESGDLQAQVEEYKEFTGYYPESVHVDKIYRTRKNLAWCKERGIRISGVPLGRPPKNISKETKKQALEDEGIRNAIEGKFGQAKRRYSLDCIMTKLDKTSETSIAITFLVINLSNLLRQVNCLFLSLFLYTSKFSFIHPSLIRKDDKKADFSTEKLILNSG, from the exons ATGTACCGAAAAACGAACGAGTCTTCAATTGCCCCAGAAAACTTTGAGTTGCCTTTTGAGGGAAAATTATCAGCAGATAATCGCTGGATAATAATGGCAGAGTTAATTCCCTGGGAAGAATTTGAAGAAGAATATGCCCAAAATTTTGACGAAGAAATGGGTGCGCCAGCCAAACCATTTAGGATGGCATTAGGAGCATTAATTATTAAGGAAAAATTAAAAACAAGCGACAGGGAAACCATAGAGCAAATCAAGGAAAACCCCTATTTACAGTATTTTCTAGGGATGTCAGCCTATAGTAATGAAGCTCTATTTGATGCGACAATGTTCGTTAATTTTCGTAAAAGAATCAGTAAGAATTTAATCAATAAAATTAATAAAAGAATGGTGATGAGAGAGAGAAAAAAGAAGGAAATTGAAGAAAAAAGTGAAAGAAAAGAAGAAGAAAAAGAGAGTCAAATAAAAAATAAAGGAAAATTAATATTAGATGCAAGTTGCGCACCTGCTGATCTAAGTTATCCCCAGGATTTAGGGATATTAAATCAAGCAAGAAAGAAAACAGAAAACATTCTAGATTGTCTCTATCAAAGTTTGAGAATCAAGCTGAAGAAAAAGCCAAGAACTTATAGAAAAAGAGCGAGAAAAGATTATTTAAAAGTAGCCAAAAAACGTCGTTGTTCTCAAAAAGAAAGACGAGAAGCTATCAAGAAGCAACTGCAATATATCAAAAGAAATCTATCTCAAATAGAGAAATTAATCG GAGGGGGATCAGAGTTAAGTAGTCTCAGCAAAAGAAACTACAAAATGTTGTTAGTGGTGACAGAAGTTTATCGTCAACAATTGTGGATGTGGGAAAATAAATCATCGAGAATTGATGATAGAATTGTGAGTATAACCCAACCACACATCCGCCCTATCGTTAGAGGAAAAGCAGGAAAACCAGTTGAATTTGGAGCAAAAATCTCAGTAAGCTGTTTTGAGAGTTATGTATTTTTAGACCATTTAAGTTGGGATAATTTTAATGAATCTGGGGACTTACAAGCGCAAGTAGAAGAGTATAAAGAATTCACAGGATATTATCCAGAATCAGTTCATGTTGATAAAATTTATCGAACTAGAAAAAATCTAGCTTGGTGTAAAGAAAGAGGAATTAGAATCAGTGGAGTTCCTCTAGGAAGACCACCTAAAAATATTAGTAAAGAAACTAAAAAACAAGCTCTTGAGGATGAAGGAATTCGGAATGCAATTGAAGGTAAATTTGGTCAAGCAAAAAGAAGATATAGTCTTGATTGTATCATGACAAAACTTGATAAAACTTCAGAAACTTCCATTGCCATTACTTTTTTAGTCATCAATCTTTCTAACCTGCTTAGACAGGTTAACTGTCTTTTTTTGTCCCTATTTCTTTATACATCTAAATTTAGCTTTATTCATCCCTCTTTGATTAGAAAAGATGATAAAAAAGCTGATTTCTCAACAGAAAAACTTATCTTAAATTCGGGCTGA
- a CDS encoding IS630-like element ISMae24 family transposase, whose amino-acid sequence MRLIRDLNPESQKMLERIYRASKHHQVRERAKCILLSFQGTTIEELSGIFGVTRKTIYNWLTAWEDRKLIGFYNRRGRGRKPKLTEAQGQQVIDWVKEEPKSLKKIQIKIVEEWKLTVSKDTIKRLIKKINMRWKRVRRGVAKTPDEWELEVKLPILEELKKQEKRGEIEIGYLDEMGWDSKPCIPYAWQEEKTTIKLPPIEGKRLNILGIMKRDNQLFYETQVGTVTSEIVINFLDKYCQNIQKKTVIIIDQASIHTSEAFMEKLEEWEKKNLKIFWLPTYSPHLNLIEILWRFLKYEWIEFSAYKDRKSLLAYVKKVLDNFGGEYVINFA is encoded by the coding sequence ATGAGATTGATTAGAGACCTAAACCCCGAGAGCCAGAAAATGCTAGAGAGAATTTATCGAGCTAGTAAACATCATCAAGTAAGAGAGCGAGCGAAATGTATACTCTTAAGTTTTCAGGGAACCACGATAGAAGAATTGAGCGGAATATTTGGAGTTACGAGAAAGACCATCTATAATTGGTTGACGGCCTGGGAAGATAGAAAACTAATTGGTTTTTATAATCGTCGAGGAAGAGGGAGAAAACCTAAATTGACAGAAGCACAAGGTCAACAAGTTATTGACTGGGTAAAAGAAGAACCGAAAAGCTTAAAAAAAATCCAGATAAAAATTGTAGAAGAATGGAAATTAACCGTAAGCAAAGACACGATAAAAAGACTCATAAAAAAAATCAACATGAGGTGGAAAAGGGTGAGAAGAGGGGTCGCCAAAACCCCTGATGAGTGGGAGCTTGAGGTCAAACTACCTATTTTAGAAGAACTAAAAAAACAGGAAAAAAGAGGAGAGATTGAGATAGGATATTTGGATGAAATGGGATGGGATTCAAAGCCTTGTATTCCTTACGCTTGGCAAGAAGAAAAAACCACGATAAAGTTACCACCAATTGAAGGTAAAAGACTAAATATTTTAGGAATAATGAAACGAGATAATCAATTATTTTATGAGACACAGGTCGGAACGGTTACTAGCGAGATAGTTATTAATTTTCTGGATAAATATTGCCAAAATATACAGAAAAAAACCGTCATAATAATTGACCAAGCTTCCATTCATACCAGCGAGGCATTTATGGAGAAACTTGAGGAATGGGAAAAGAAAAACTTGAAAATATTTTGGTTGCCCACTTATTCACCTCATTTAAATTTAATTGAAATATTATGGAGATTTTTAAAATATGAATGGATTGAATTTAGCGCCTATAAAGACCGAAAGAGCCTCCTCGCTTACGTTAAAAAAGTGCTGGACAATTTTGGAGGCGAGTATGTAATTAATTTTGCCTAG
- a CDS encoding eCIS core domain-containing protein, whose amino-acid sequence MRCAMRNRQLTPDTKSQHSQPTKEREAQRATAQEDVLATQQDPLTQVISPIGSAPSAKVHANLLSRATSDYPARGRQLMLQMQRQYGNRYVQRVVELSRQGLRETEATPEVEATIEQTRGGGRSLDAGIQRQMESAFGTNFSEVRVHTDSTADALNQSLSARAFTTGQDIFFRQGEYNPGSSSGKELLAHELTHVVQQTGTVRGKLAIGEAGDRYEQEADKVASEVLQRLNAESPSSSTGQSGKGQQFQAPRHTTPGSEPAAMGEQSSLPATSRELKVNPQVQRQEEPDEELQAKPSISALQRQEEPDEELQAKPSISALQRSPLSPELQPNIQSKVIQPYRWSRSTPLTTLYDFFTAANFEWEGFKDIVDPRRWRMNPLNIYEGLMNMRNETDGGNYHSSSRHGAHNTVRNAMNRLANPLTMLDFYNDHGNVPPSGTQGRFNSEAWESFSWRKAKELFENDIRVNVAWIPGPIPANQRSTWIVCLNHQRSDVGISQAVSAPIQSVSGVRVAINYIPNVGGGVQACNGQMYPTQPIAPGPGQVRNGHPAGNMNGTVQNIPYQFLGYFGI is encoded by the coding sequence ATGAGGTGTGCCATGCGCAATCGCCAATTGACCCCCGACACCAAATCCCAGCACTCCCAGCCAACCAAGGAACGGGAAGCACAGAGGGCGACTGCCCAAGAAGATGTTCTGGCAACCCAACAAGACCCCCTAACACAGGTCATCAGTCCGATTGGCAGTGCTCCCTCGGCCAAAGTTCACGCTAACTTGCTCAGTCGGGCAACCTCAGACTACCCCGCCCGCGGCCGCCAACTGATGCTCCAGATGCAGCGGCAGTACGGCAACCGCTACGTCCAACGGGTAGTGGAACTGTCTCGCCAAGGACTGAGAGAAACCGAAGCCACGCCAGAGGTGGAAGCAACAATTGAACAGACACGGGGTGGGGGGCGATCGCTCGATGCTGGCATCCAGCGGCAAATGGAATCCGCTTTTGGCACCAATTTCAGTGAGGTGCGCGTCCATACCGACAGCACGGCTGATGCTCTCAATCAATCCCTCAGTGCTCGTGCCTTCACCACAGGACAAGACATCTTTTTCCGCCAAGGGGAATACAATCCTGGGAGTTCCAGTGGCAAGGAATTACTGGCCCATGAGTTGACCCATGTAGTGCAGCAAACGGGAACTGTGCGGGGAAAACTGGCGATCGGGGAAGCAGGCGATCGCTACGAACAGGAAGCGGACAAGGTAGCCTCGGAAGTCTTACAAAGACTCAATGCCGAATCGCCATCATCATCGACCGGACAGTCAGGAAAGGGTCAGCAATTTCAAGCACCGCGTCATACTACTCCGGGGAGTGAGCCAGCAGCAATGGGAGAACAGTCGAGTCTGCCTGCTACCAGTAGGGAACTGAAAGTCAATCCCCAGGTGCAGCGCCAGGAAGAACCAGACGAGGAACTCCAGGCGAAACCGAGTATTTCTGCACTCCAACGCCAGGAAGAACCAGACGAAGAACTTCAGGCGAAACCGAGTATTTCTGCCCTCCAGAGGTCGCCTTTATCCCCAGAGTTACAGCCAAATATTCAGAGTAAAGTTATACAGCCATATCGTTGGTCACGTTCAACACCTTTAACAACACTTTATGATTTTTTCACGGCTGCCAATTTTGAGTGGGAAGGGTTTAAGGATATAGTTGACCCTCGACGTTGGCGAATGAATCCATTAAATATTTATGAAGGATTGATGAATATGAGAAATGAGACAGATGGAGGGAATTATCATAGTAGTAGCAGGCATGGAGCACACAATACAGTAAGAAATGCGATGAATCGGCTTGCAAACCCATTAACAATGTTAGATTTTTATAACGACCATGGTAATGTACCTCCGTCAGGGACGCAAGGAAGATTTAACTCAGAAGCGTGGGAAAGTTTTTCATGGAGAAAAGCAAAAGAATTGTTTGAAAATGATATACGAGTTAATGTAGCTTGGATACCTGGTCCTATTCCTGCAAATCAACGCAGTACATGGATTGTATGCCTTAATCATCAGAGGAGTGATGTTGGAATATCGCAAGCAGTATCTGCACCAATCCAATCAGTATCAGGGGTAAGAGTTGCCATAAACTATATACCAAATGTTGGTGGGGGGGTACAAGCCTGCAATGGACAGATGTATCCAACGCAGCCCATTGCTCCTGGTCCTGGACAAGTGCGTAATGGACATCCAGCGGGAAATATGAATGGAACAGTGCAAAATATTCCTTACCAGTTTTTGGGGTATTTTGGTATCTGA
- a CDS encoding IS630 family transposase produces MLPTRRAKNLKKKSAEHRRGKEPLLKEEQLQKLKEELKKRPADGGIWTGPKVARWIEKETGREKVWNKRGWDYLKKSRYSCQKTRPKHKKVDPVEQEKFKQNLPVKVQELRNKFPNAQVEVWFFDEHRVGLKPIIRKVWAPIGERPSALVHHRYEWLYVYGFVEPKTGKKLWYLIPRVNHQWLSLVYQSFAKDVGLSAEKIVLLVQDNAGWHRSEKLEVPDGIMLDFLPAYSLELKPAERLWSLVDEPLVNEYFETIEEIEEILITRCQYLETMTNKIKNLTNYHWLTYD; encoded by the coding sequence ATGCTCCCAACCAGAAGAGCCAAAAATCTCAAGAAAAAAAGTGCAGAACATCGGAGAGGAAAAGAACCTTTATTGAAGGAAGAACAATTGCAAAAATTAAAAGAAGAACTGAAAAAACGTCCTGCCGATGGAGGAATCTGGACAGGTCCGAAGGTAGCCAGATGGATAGAAAAGGAAACGGGGCGAGAAAAAGTTTGGAATAAAAGGGGATGGGATTACCTAAAAAAGTCGAGATATTCTTGTCAAAAAACCAGACCAAAACATAAAAAAGTAGATCCAGTTGAACAAGAAAAATTTAAGCAAAATTTACCAGTAAAAGTCCAAGAATTAAGAAATAAATTTCCCAATGCTCAAGTAGAAGTCTGGTTCTTTGACGAACATCGAGTTGGCTTAAAACCAATCATTAGAAAAGTCTGGGCTCCAATAGGAGAAAGGCCTTCTGCCCTAGTGCATCATCGTTATGAATGGTTATATGTTTACGGGTTTGTTGAGCCAAAAACAGGAAAAAAACTCTGGTATTTAATCCCAAGAGTTAATCATCAATGGTTAAGTTTAGTCTATCAATCTTTTGCAAAAGATGTCGGGTTATCGGCAGAAAAAATTGTCCTATTAGTACAAGATAATGCTGGGTGGCATAGAAGTGAAAAACTTGAAGTTCCTGATGGAATCATGCTCGATTTTCTACCGGCTTATTCGCTAGAACTAAAGCCAGCCGAGAGATTGTGGTCTCTAGTAGATGAACCTCTGGTTAATGAGTATTTTGAAACAATTGAAGAAATAGAAGAAATTCTGATAACTCGTTGTCAGTATCTCGAAACAATGACTAATAAAATTAAAAACTTGACTAACTATCATTGGCTAACTTATGACTGA
- a CDS encoding type II toxin-antitoxin system Phd/YefM family antitoxin has protein sequence MSNKTIDLNQVQLTLQELLALIKVDTEIIITEGNKPVARLIPWGDTEKTTSETPSPKLRQPGLHAGKIRTREDFDEPLPEEFWTGES, from the coding sequence ATGTCAAACAAAACTATTGATCTCAATCAAGTACAGTTAACTTTACAAGAACTACTTGCCTTAATAAAGGTAGATACTGAAATTATTATAACCGAAGGAAACAAGCCTGTAGCTCGTCTAATTCCTTGGGGAGATACTGAAAAAACAACGTCTGAAACTCCTTCTCCTAAGTTACGACAACCAGGACTACACGCTGGAAAAATTAGGACTAGGGAAGATTTTGATGAGCCACTTCCTGAAGAATTTTGGACAGGTGAATCATGA
- a CDS encoding type II toxin-antitoxin system VapC family toxin, which produces MKFLLDTHTFIWWDSEPEKLSQRALELCRDPSNTLLLSITSIWEMQIKLQLGKLSLKIPLAEMINTQQETNQIGLLSITVSHVLALNTLPNIHKDPFDRLLVAQANLENARLISHDSILAKYPVQIDW; this is translated from the coding sequence ATGAAATTTCTTTTAGATACCCATACATTTATTTGGTGGGATAGCGAACCAGAAAAACTCTCTCAAAGAGCTTTAGAACTGTGTAGAGATCCTAGTAATACGCTATTACTTAGTATTACAAGTATTTGGGAAATGCAAATCAAACTACAACTAGGTAAACTATCACTCAAGATACCTTTAGCAGAAATGATTAATACTCAGCAGGAAACTAACCAAATTGGCCTTTTATCAATTACAGTCAGCCATGTTTTAGCTTTAAATACTTTACCTAACATCCATAAAGATCCATTTGACCGCTTGTTAGTTGCTCAAGCTAATCTTGAAAATGCTAGACTGATTAGCCATGATTCAATATTAGCAAAATATCCTGTTCAGATAGATTGGTAG
- the hoxU gene encoding bidirectional hydrogenase complex protein HoxU, translated as MSVITLSIDGKDVAIEAGSRVLAAASQVGIKIPALCHLDGVSEVAACRLCLVEIEGINKLLPACVTEVAEGMVVHTDTPKLKEYRRMTVELLFAEGNHVCAVCVANGNCELQDLAIEVGMDHSRFPYRFPKREVDISHPLFGIDHNRCVLCTRCVRVCDEIEGAHVWDLAYRGEKDKIIAGMDQPWGSVSACTSCGKCVAACPTGAIFRKGSAVSEKEEDRSKLEFLVNARTEHQWTR; from the coding sequence ATGTCCGTAATCACTTTAAGCATTGATGGTAAAGATGTAGCGATCGAAGCGGGTTCGCGAGTTCTCGCAGCCGCTAGTCAGGTAGGAATAAAAATTCCCGCCCTCTGTCATCTCGATGGGGTTTCCGAAGTAGCTGCCTGTCGCTTATGTTTGGTAGAAATTGAAGGTATTAATAAATTATTACCTGCCTGTGTAACGGAAGTGGCGGAAGGAATGGTGGTTCACACCGATACCCCAAAACTGAAAGAATATCGCCGCATGACAGTGGAATTATTATTCGCTGAAGGTAATCACGTTTGTGCGGTTTGTGTGGCTAATGGTAACTGTGAATTACAAGATTTAGCCATCGAAGTGGGTATGGATCATAGTCGTTTTCCCTACCGTTTTCCCAAGCGAGAAGTGGATATTTCCCATCCTCTTTTTGGTATCGATCATAATCGTTGTGTTCTCTGTACCCGTTGTGTGCGAGTCTGTGATGAAATTGAAGGGGCGCACGTTTGGGATCTGGCCTATCGCGGCGAAAAAGATAAAATTATTGCGGGAATGGATCAGCCTTGGGGCAGCGTTTCTGCCTGTACTTCCTGCGGCAAATGTGTTGCCGCTTGTCCAACCGGGGCGATATTCCGCAAGGGTTCCGCCGTTTCCGAAAAAGAGGAAGATCGATCGAAGTTGGAATTTTTAGTTAATGCTAGGACTGAACACCAATGGACGCGTTAA
- a CDS encoding oxidoreductase, with product MSKIRFATVWLAGCSGCHMSFLDLDEWLLELAEKVDVVYSPVGCDLKTYPENVDVCLVEGAIANQDNLELIHLVRQNTKTVVSFGDCAVTANVPAMRNMLGTADPVLKRAYLELGDNTPQLPEEPGIVPELLDQVLPVHQVIPIDIFMPGCPPDADRIRETLIPILKGELPVMAGREMIKFG from the coding sequence ATGTCTAAAATTCGCTTTGCTACTGTCTGGTTAGCCGGTTGTTCGGGATGCCATATGTCCTTCCTCGATTTGGACGAATGGCTGTTAGAATTAGCTGAAAAAGTTGACGTGGTGTATAGTCCCGTCGGCTGCGATCTGAAAACCTATCCGGAAAATGTCGATGTCTGTTTAGTGGAAGGAGCGATCGCTAATCAGGATAATTTAGAACTAATTCATCTAGTCCGTCAAAATACCAAAACCGTCGTTTCTTTTGGTGATTGCGCTGTGACTGCTAATGTTCCCGCTATGCGGAATATGTTGGGAACTGCTGATCCCGTGCTAAAAAGAGCTTATTTAGAGTTAGGAGATAACACACCTCAACTACCAGAAGAACCCGGTATCGTTCCCGAATTATTAGATCAAGTGCTGCCCGTCCATCAAGTCATTCCCATCGATATTTTTATGCCGGGTTGTCCCCCCGATGCGGACAGAATTCGCGAGACATTGATTCCCATTTTAAAAGGGGAATTACCCGTGATGGCAGGACGAGAAATGATTAAATTTGGTTAA